Proteins from a genomic interval of Sparus aurata chromosome 21, fSpaAur1.1, whole genome shotgun sequence:
- the cirbpa gene encoding cold inducible RNA binding protein a isoform X3, whose amino-acid sequence MSDEGKLFIGGLSFETNEESLAAAFGKYGTIEKVDVIRDKETGRSRGFGFVKYDNAEDAKDAMNAMNGKSLDGRAIRVDEAGKGGRSRGGFQAGGRGGGRFSGSRGRGGYNGDRSYGDRSYGDRGFGGEGRSFGGGGGGGYRSGGYSSGGGGGGYRDNRGQGGYSERSGSYRDGYDGYDW is encoded by the exons ATGTCGGACGAGGGTAAACTGTTTATTGGAGGGCTGAGCTTCGAGACCAACGAGGAGTCTCTGGCTGCGGCCTTCGGCAAATACGGAACCATCGAAAAAG TGGATGTGATCAGAGACAAAGAGACGGGGAGATCTCGCGGGTTCGGCTTCGTGAAATACGACAATGCAGAGGACGCTAAAGACGCCATGAACGCAATGAACGGCAAG TCTCTAGATGGTCGGGCTATTCGTGTGGATGAAGCAGGAAAAGGAGGACGTTCCAGAGGGGGTTTCCAAGCAGGCGGACGTGGAGGTGGGAGATTCAGCGGCTCAAGGGGGCGAG GTGGTTACAACGGTGACAGGAGTTATGGTGACAGGAGTTACGGCGATAGGGGCTTCGGAGGTGAGGGGAGGAGCTTTGgaggtggcggcggcggcggatACAGGAGTGGAGGATATTCCTCAGGAGGCGGCGGTGGCGGCTACAGAGACAATAG GGGTCAGGGTGGATACAGCGAGCGCTCTGGATCATACCGTGACGGATATGACGGCTATG ACTGGTGA
- the cirbpa gene encoding cold inducible RNA binding protein a isoform X2 — protein sequence MSDEGKLFIGGLSFETNEESLAAAFGKYGTIEKVDVIRDKETGRSRGFGFVKYDNAEDAKDAMNAMNGKSLDGRAIRVDEAGKGGRSRGGFQAGGRGGGRFSGSRGRGGYNGDRSYGDRSYGDRGFGGEGRSFGGGGGGGYRSGGYSSGGGGGGYRDNRGQGGYSERSGSYRDGYDGYAAHE from the exons ATGTCGGACGAGGGTAAACTGTTTATTGGAGGGCTGAGCTTCGAGACCAACGAGGAGTCTCTGGCTGCGGCCTTCGGCAAATACGGAACCATCGAAAAAG TGGATGTGATCAGAGACAAAGAGACGGGGAGATCTCGCGGGTTCGGCTTCGTGAAATACGACAATGCAGAGGACGCTAAAGACGCCATGAACGCAATGAACGGCAAG TCTCTAGATGGTCGGGCTATTCGTGTGGATGAAGCAGGAAAAGGAGGACGTTCCAGAGGGGGTTTCCAAGCAGGCGGACGTGGAGGTGGGAGATTCAGCGGCTCAAGGGGGCGAG GTGGTTACAACGGTGACAGGAGTTATGGTGACAGGAGTTACGGCGATAGGGGCTTCGGAGGTGAGGGGAGGAGCTTTGgaggtggcggcggcggcggatACAGGAGTGGAGGATATTCCTCAGGAGGCGGCGGTGGCGGCTACAGAGACAATAG GGGTCAGGGTGGATACAGCGAGCGCTCTGGATCATACCGTGACGGATATGACGGCTATG CTGCACACGAGTAA
- the cirbpa gene encoding cold inducible RNA binding protein a isoform X1, whose amino-acid sequence MSDEGKLFIGGLSFETNEESLAAAFGKYGTIEKVDVIRDKETGRSRGFGFVKYDNAEDAKDAMNAMNGKSLDGRAIRVDEAGKGGRSRGGFQAGGRGGGRFSGSRGRGGRGYSRGGYNGDRSYGDRSYGDRGFGGEGRSFGGGGGGGYRSGGYSSGGGGGGYRDNRGQGGYSERSGSYRDGYDGYAAHE is encoded by the exons ATGTCGGACGAGGGTAAACTGTTTATTGGAGGGCTGAGCTTCGAGACCAACGAGGAGTCTCTGGCTGCGGCCTTCGGCAAATACGGAACCATCGAAAAAG TGGATGTGATCAGAGACAAAGAGACGGGGAGATCTCGCGGGTTCGGCTTCGTGAAATACGACAATGCAGAGGACGCTAAAGACGCCATGAACGCAATGAACGGCAAG TCTCTAGATGGTCGGGCTATTCGTGTGGATGAAGCAGGAAAAGGAGGACGTTCCAGAGGGGGTTTCCAAGCAGGCGGACGTGGAGGTGGGAGATTCAGCGGCTCAAGGGGGCGAGGTGGGCGTGGTTATTCCAGAG GTGGTTACAACGGTGACAGGAGTTATGGTGACAGGAGTTACGGCGATAGGGGCTTCGGAGGTGAGGGGAGGAGCTTTGgaggtggcggcggcggcggatACAGGAGTGGAGGATATTCCTCAGGAGGCGGCGGTGGCGGCTACAGAGACAATAG GGGTCAGGGTGGATACAGCGAGCGCTCTGGATCATACCGTGACGGATATGACGGCTATG CTGCACACGAGTAA
- the cirbpa gene encoding cold inducible RNA binding protein a isoform X4, with protein sequence MSDEGKLFIGGLSFETNEESLAAAFGKYGTIEKVDVIRDKETGRSRGFGFVKYDNAEDAKDAMNAMNGKSLDGRAIRVDEAGKGGRSRGGFQAGGRGGGYNGDRSYGDRSYGDRGFGGEGRSFGGGGGGGYRSGGYSSGGGGGGYRDNRGQGGYSERSGSYRDGYDGYAAHE encoded by the exons ATGTCGGACGAGGGTAAACTGTTTATTGGAGGGCTGAGCTTCGAGACCAACGAGGAGTCTCTGGCTGCGGCCTTCGGCAAATACGGAACCATCGAAAAAG TGGATGTGATCAGAGACAAAGAGACGGGGAGATCTCGCGGGTTCGGCTTCGTGAAATACGACAATGCAGAGGACGCTAAAGACGCCATGAACGCAATGAACGGCAAG TCTCTAGATGGTCGGGCTATTCGTGTGGATGAAGCAGGAAAAGGAGGACGTTCCAGAGGGGGTTTCCAAGCAGGCGGACGTGGAG GTGGTTACAACGGTGACAGGAGTTATGGTGACAGGAGTTACGGCGATAGGGGCTTCGGAGGTGAGGGGAGGAGCTTTGgaggtggcggcggcggcggatACAGGAGTGGAGGATATTCCTCAGGAGGCGGCGGTGGCGGCTACAGAGACAATAG GGGTCAGGGTGGATACAGCGAGCGCTCTGGATCATACCGTGACGGATATGACGGCTATG CTGCACACGAGTAA